In Spinacia oleracea cultivar Varoflay chromosome 5, BTI_SOV_V1, whole genome shotgun sequence, a single window of DNA contains:
- the LOC110790209 gene encoding uncharacterized protein isoform X4, with translation MSTFFSIFVFFLELHPSSLSPAPEFFLSSSRLLSFMIYNCILLLLPLLSNGIGASGPLLSSSMVLKSGMKLEIPQRRVAGRHSGVIWVEVTRRELLPKNDRCLSSLVQYGRILEVELKVPPRPPCF, from the exons ATGTCCACCTTTTTCTCCATCTTCGTCTTCTTCCTGGAGCTTCATCCATCATCTCTGTCTCCTGCTCCTGAGTTCTTTCTGTCTTCCTCAAGATTACTCTCTTTCATGATCTACAACTGTATCCTCCTTCTGCTACCTCTCCTCTCCAATGGCATCGGCGCCTCTggtcctctcctctcctcttccATGGTGTTG AAATCAGGAATGAAATTAGAAATACCACAAAGGAG GGTTGCGGGGCGTCACTCCGGCGTCATCTGGGTAGAAGTGACGAGGAGAGAATTGTTACCTAAG AATGACAGATGCCTGTCTTCTTTGGTGCAGTATGGTCGTATTTTGGAAGTTGAATTAAAAGTTCCACCTCGACCTCCTTGTTTTTAA
- the LOC110790209 gene encoding uncharacterized protein isoform X1 — MSTFFSIFVFFLELHPSSLSPAPEFFLSSSRLLSFMIYNCILLLLPLLSNGIGASGPLLSSSMVLKSGMKLEIPQRSGQGRYYFSSIKSQAYLMFVLPPIRVAGRHSGVIWVEVTRRELLPKNDRCLSSLVQYGRILEVELKVPPRPPCF; from the exons ATGTCCACCTTTTTCTCCATCTTCGTCTTCTTCCTGGAGCTTCATCCATCATCTCTGTCTCCTGCTCCTGAGTTCTTTCTGTCTTCCTCAAGATTACTCTCTTTCATGATCTACAACTGTATCCTCCTTCTGCTACCTCTCCTCTCCAATGGCATCGGCGCCTCTggtcctctcctctcctcttccATGGTGTTG AAATCAGGAATGAAATTAGAAATACCACAAAGGAG tgggCAGGGGAGGTATTATTTTAGCAGCATAAAATCACAGGCATATCTGATGTTCGTTCTGCCGCCAATCAGGGTTGCGGGGCGTCACTCCGGCGTCATCTGGGTAGAAGTGACGAGGAGAGAATTGTTACCTAAG AATGACAGATGCCTGTCTTCTTTGGTGCAGTATGGTCGTATTTTGGAAGTTGAATTAAAAGTTCCACCTCGACCTCCTTGTTTTTAA
- the LOC110790209 gene encoding uncharacterized protein isoform X2, giving the protein MSTFFSIFVFFLELHPSSLSPAPEFFLSSSRLLSFMIYNCILLLLPLLSNGIGASGPLLSSSMVLKSGMKLEIPQRSGQGRYYFSSIKSQAYLMFVLPPIRVAGRHSGVIWVEVTRRELLPKYGRILEVELKVPPRPPCF; this is encoded by the exons ATGTCCACCTTTTTCTCCATCTTCGTCTTCTTCCTGGAGCTTCATCCATCATCTCTGTCTCCTGCTCCTGAGTTCTTTCTGTCTTCCTCAAGATTACTCTCTTTCATGATCTACAACTGTATCCTCCTTCTGCTACCTCTCCTCTCCAATGGCATCGGCGCCTCTggtcctctcctctcctcttccATGGTGTTG AAATCAGGAATGAAATTAGAAATACCACAAAGGAG tgggCAGGGGAGGTATTATTTTAGCAGCATAAAATCACAGGCATATCTGATGTTCGTTCTGCCGCCAATCAGGGTTGCGGGGCGTCACTCCGGCGTCATCTGGGTAGAAGTGACGAGGAGAGAATTGTTACCTAAG TATGGTCGTATTTTGGAAGTTGAATTAAAAGTTCCACCTCGACCTCCTTGTTTTTAA
- the LOC110790209 gene encoding uncharacterized protein isoform X3 gives MGSQNDISYPGCGRDGGYWIWHPMDAFTSLMSQNDHKAFEAIEKMLCTKHVLIEMGATTALARNNALQWSLKQVVPEESITDAVALDVTSVTAEEATNTTILEEAPTVVVDVTSDTALEATNTTTLEANTPAK, from the exons ATGGGGTCTCAAAATGATATCAGCTATCCAGGTTGTGGCAGAGATGGTGGCTATTGGATTTGGCATCCTATGGATGCTTTCACTTCTCTCATGAGCCAG AATGATCATAAGGCATTCGAGGCTATCGAGAAAATGCTTTGCACTAAGCACGTGCTTATCGAAATGGGAGCAACAACAGCTTTGGCTCGGAACAACGCTCTGCAGTGGTCCCTCAAGCAAGTCGTTCCAGAGGAGTCCATAACTGATGCGGTAGCTCTAGATGTTACAAGTGTTACTGCTGAGGAGGCCACTAATACTACTATTCTGGAGGAGGCTCCTACTGTTGTTGTGGATGTTACAAGTGATACTGCCCTTGAAGCCACAAACACTACTACTCTGGAGGCCAACACTCCTGCTAAGTGA